One genomic window of Haloferax mediterranei ATCC 33500 includes the following:
- the pyrE gene encoding orotate phosphoribosyltransferase, producing MANTELIEALRDADAVQFGEFELSHGGTSNYYVDKYLFETDPRCLKLIAEAFAELVEGDEKLAGVALGAVPLVAATAVETEKPYVIARKKAKEYGTAKRIEGALEDGEEVVVLEDIATTGQSAVDAVEALRDAGAVVDRVIVVVDRQEGADELLAEHDIELQSLLTAEDLLADADN from the coding sequence AGAACTCATCGAGGCGCTTCGTGACGCCGACGCGGTTCAGTTCGGCGAGTTCGAACTCTCCCACGGCGGCACGAGCAACTACTACGTCGACAAGTACCTCTTCGAAACCGACCCGCGGTGTCTGAAACTCATCGCCGAGGCGTTCGCGGAACTCGTCGAAGGCGACGAGAAACTCGCCGGCGTCGCACTCGGAGCCGTTCCGCTTGTGGCCGCGACGGCCGTCGAAACGGAGAAACCCTACGTCATCGCTCGGAAGAAGGCCAAAGAGTACGGCACGGCGAAGCGAATCGAAGGCGCGCTCGAAGACGGCGAAGAAGTCGTCGTCCTCGAAGATATCGCAACGACGGGCCAGAGCGCAGTCGACGCCGTCGAGGCGCTCCGCGATGCGGGCGCGGTCGTCGACCGCGTCATCGTCGTTGTCGACCGTCAAGAGGGCGCAGACGAACTATTGGCCGAACACGACATCGAACTGCAGTCGCTTCTTACTGCCGAAGACTTGCTCGCCGACGCCGACAACTAA